One genomic segment of Clostridium saccharoperbutylacetonicum N1-4(HMT) includes these proteins:
- the pfkB gene encoding 1-phosphofructokinase, translating to MINTITLNPSLDYIVKVDSFKVDKLNRTEEEQIYAGGKGINVSIVLTNLGVENKALGYVAGFTGDEILRQVKNHDVDCDFIKLENGISRINVKLKSDGETEINGSGPEITEDNLKALFEKLSHLEKGDYLVLSGSIPGSVPDDIYEKIMSRLLEKGVEFVVDATKDLLLKVLKYKPFFIKPNHHELAEMFNVTLESDDDIIKYGKKLQEMGAKNVLISMAGDGAILLPENGNPIKREVPKGTLKNSVGAGDSMVAGFICGYLKNNDINEAFKMGIATGSASAFSDELATKEQVNDLLKQMK from the coding sequence TTGATTAATACTATAACACTCAATCCTTCATTAGATTATATTGTTAAGGTCGATTCCTTTAAAGTGGATAAATTAAACAGAACTGAAGAAGAACAAATTTATGCAGGTGGAAAAGGAATTAATGTATCGATAGTTTTAACTAATCTAGGAGTGGAAAATAAAGCTTTAGGCTATGTAGCAGGTTTTACTGGAGATGAGATATTAAGACAAGTAAAAAATCATGACGTAGATTGTGATTTTATCAAACTTGAAAATGGAATTTCTAGAATTAATGTAAAACTTAAAAGTGATGGAGAAACAGAGATAAATGGATCTGGTCCTGAAATTACTGAAGATAATTTAAAAGCATTATTTGAAAAATTATCTCATTTAGAAAAAGGTGACTATTTAGTTTTATCAGGAAGTATCCCGGGTAGTGTACCTGATGATATTTATGAAAAGATAATGAGCAGACTTTTAGAAAAAGGCGTTGAATTTGTAGTTGATGCTACAAAAGATTTGTTATTAAAGGTTTTAAAGTACAAACCATTTTTTATTAAACCAAATCACCATGAACTGGCAGAAATGTTTAATGTTACGCTTGAAAGTGATGACGACATAATAAAATATGGTAAGAAGCTTCAAGAAATGGGAGCTAAAAATGTACTTATTTCAATGGCTGGTGATGGAGCAATCTTATTACCTGAGAATGGGAATCCTATAAAAAGAGAAGTTCCTAAAGGAACATTAAAGAATTCAGTTGGAGCAGGAGATTCTATGGTTGCAGGTTTTATATGCGGATATCTTAAAAATAACGATATAAATGAAGCCTTTAAGATGGGAATTGCTACAGGTAGTGCAAGTGCATTTTCTGATGAACTAGCAACTAAAGAACAAGTAAATGATTTGTTAAAGCAAATGAAATAA
- a CDS encoding DeoR/GlpR family DNA-binding transcription regulator, whose translation MFTEERYNIILQELKVKGIVSVTDLVKLLDASESTVRRDLNSLDSEGLLKKIHGGAISIDESASKYDYKVNIRQSLNVDEKSEIAKYAASLIEEGDVIYLDAGTTTELVIDFISTNNITAVTNGIVHAKKLLERGIKTFIVGGELKAITEAIVGTTAVEELKKYNFTKGFFGVNGISNQGGFTTPDVNEAMVKEQAMKMCKESFVLADHSKLEKVSFITFGAISDSKIITFRIDGKNISYDTNVIEVIKID comes from the coding sequence ATGTTTACAGAAGAAAGATATAATATCATTCTTCAAGAATTAAAAGTTAAAGGAATAGTATCTGTTACTGATTTAGTAAAATTATTGGATGCATCAGAATCAACAGTAAGAAGAGATTTAAACTCACTTGATAGTGAAGGTCTTCTTAAAAAAATTCATGGTGGTGCAATTTCAATTGATGAAAGTGCTTCCAAATATGACTATAAAGTTAATATAAGACAATCTTTAAATGTTGATGAAAAATCAGAAATAGCAAAATATGCAGCTTCTTTAATTGAAGAAGGGGATGTTATTTATTTAGACGCAGGTACTACTACAGAGCTTGTAATTGATTTTATAAGTACAAATAATATTACTGCTGTAACAAATGGAATAGTTCATGCAAAGAAACTTTTGGAAAGGGGGATTAAAACTTTTATAGTCGGGGGAGAGTTAAAAGCTATTACTGAAGCTATAGTAGGTACAACCGCTGTTGAAGAATTAAAAAAATATAATTTTACAAAAGGCTTCTTTGGTGTTAACGGAATAAGTAATCAAGGAGGGTTTACAACCCCAGATGTAAATGAAGCAATGGTCAAAGAACAAGCTATGAAGATGTGTAAAGAATCTTTTGTTTTAGCAGATCATTCAAAATTAGAAAAAGTTAGTTTTATAACTTTTGGTGCAATATCTGATTCGAAAATTATAACTTTTAGAATAGATGGTAAAAATATTAGTTATGATACTAATGTAATAGAGGTGATAAAAATTGATTAA